The Amphiura filiformis chromosome 12, Afil_fr2py, whole genome shotgun sequence genome includes a region encoding these proteins:
- the LOC140166788 gene encoding thyrotropin-releasing hormone receptor-like has product MAAIGGEWSECNPYITLNLSHPLAAATFLYSTTENYFFIIGVPILIAVGVLTNSAFIFTVYRVRSMRTITNAYLVNVAAVDLMFVAFGAGLYLSNYYSSPVRFDSPYKTWIGCAGSFGFVYVTYSTSLVLITLVAIERYCAICRPLQLRAISGKGRTTKLIIASWLLGVLLAACVVPRYSGNDIYCAIWPNNPTFASFPRVIKFCVAAHPDIYIFSEALNVIPFALSMIGNLFMYTHIIITLGRRPSLKQSDGKFDASAQQMNRVRNQVARLLIINGLMFFATQAPFRVTSIHNMLAHNTGTGLFTKEEYGILLLITRCLVIINSCVNPIVFFLTSSLYRHAFYKAFGFASRDTIKGGEDTKMSTISGRTYSVHETIT; this is encoded by the coding sequence ATGGCTGCAATAGGTGGAGAGTGGTCGGAATGCAATCCTTACATAACATTAAACCTATCTCATCCTTTAGCAGCGGCAACGTTTCTGTATTCGACGACTGAAAATTATTTCTTCATTATTGGGGTACCCATACTAATTGCAGTCGGAGTCCTCACCAACTCTGCttttatttttactgtatatCGTGTCAGATCCATGCGCACCATTACAAATGCCTATCTGGTGAACGTCGCTGCTGTAGATCTTATGTTTGTTGCTTTCGGAGCGGGGCTTTATCTTTCGAACTACTACTCCTCCCCTGTACGATTTGATTCCCCTTATAAAACATGGATTGGATGTGCTGGATCTTTTGGATTCGTGTATGTCACCTATAGTACGTCtctggttttaataacattagtaGCCATAGAGAGATACTGTGCCATTTGCAGACCGCTTCAACTTCGAGCTATCAGCGGCAAAGGCCGCACCACAAAACTCATCATCGCATCTTGGTTGTTAGGAGTGCTTCTCGCGGCCTGTGTCGTTCCACGCTACAGTGGAAATGATATCTACTGCGCTATTTGGCCAAACAATCCAACATTTGCGTCTTTTCCACGCGTAATCAAGTTTTGTGTCGCAGCTCATCCTGATATTTACATCTTTTCTGAAGCGTTGAATGTGATTCCGTTTGCTTTATCAATGATTGGGAATCTCTTCATGTATACCCACATCATAATCACGCTTGGAAGACGTCCTTCATTGAAACAGAGCGATGGCAAATTTGACGCATCTGCTCAACAGATGAACCGCGTACGAAACCAGGTGGCACGTCTTCTAATCATCAACGGTCTGATGTTCTTCGCGACACAAGCTCCTTTTCGTGTCACCTCAATCCACAATATGCTGGCACATAACACAGGGACAGGTCTTTTTACGAAAGAAGAATACGGGATATTGCTCTTGATTACTCGTTGTTTAGTAATCATTAACTCATGTGTCAATCCAATTGTATTTTTCCTGACCAGTTCCTTATATCGTCATGCCTTCTATAAAGCATTTGGGTTTGCTTCGAGGGATACTATTAAAGGGGGTGAAGATACCAAGATGAGCACAATATCCGGACGCACCTATTCCGTCCACGAGACAATAACCTGA
- the LOC140166789 gene encoding thyrotropin-releasing hormone receptor-like — MAAIGGEWPECNPYITLNLSHPQAAATFLYSTTENYFFIIGVPILIAVGVLTNSAFIFTVYRVRSMRTITNAYLVNVAAVDLMFVAFGAGLYLSNYYSSPVRFDIIYKTWIGCVGSFGFVYVTYSTSLVLITLVAVERYCAICRPLQLRAVSGKGRTTKLIIASWLLGVLLAACVVPRYSGNDIYCAIWPNNPTFASFPRVIKFCVAGHPDIYIFSEALNVIPFALSMIGNLFMYTHIIITLGRRPSLKQSDGKFDASAQQMNRVRNQVARLLIINGLMFFTTQAPFRVTSIHNMLAHNTGTGLFTKEAYGILLLITRCLVIINSCVNPIVYFLTSSLYRHAFYKAFGFASRDTIKGVEDTKIRTVSRRTYSVNETIT, encoded by the coding sequence ATGGCTGCAATAGGTGGAGAGTGGCCGGAATGTAATCCTTACATAACATTAAACCTATCTCATCCGCAAGCAGCGGCAACTTTTCTGTATTCGACGACTGAAAATTATTTCTTCATTATTGGGGTACCCATACTCATTGCAGTCGGAGTCCTCACCAACTCTGCttttatttttactgtatatCGTGTCAGATCCATGCGCACCATTACAAATGCCTATCTGGTGAACGTCGCTGCTGTAGATCTTATGTTTGTTGCTTTCGGAGCGGGGCTTTATCTTTCGAACTACTACTCTTCCCCTGTACGATTTGATATCATTTATAAAACATGGATTGGCTGTGTTGGATCTTTTGGATTCGTGTACGTAACCTATAGCACATCtcttgttttaataacattagtaGCCGTAGAGAGATACTGTGCCATTTGCAGACCGCTGCAACTTCGAGCTGTCAGCGGTAAAGGCCGTACCACAAAACTCATCATCGCATCTTGGTTGTTAGGAGTGCTTCTCGCGGCCTGTGTCGTTCCACGCTACAGTGGAAATGATATCTACTGCGCTATTTGGCCGAACAATCCAACATTTGCGTCTTTTCCACGCGTTATCAAGTTCTGTGTCGCAGGTCATCCTGATATTTACATCTTTTCTGAAGCGTTGAATGTGATTCCGTTTGCTTTATCAATGATTGGGAATCTCTTCATGTATACCCATATCATAATCACGCTTGGAAGGCGTCCTTCATTGAAACAGAGCGATGGCAAATTCGACGCATCAGCTCAACAGATGAACCGCGTACGAAACCAGGTGGCACGTCTCCTAATCATCAACGGTCTGATGTTCTTCACGACACAAGCTCCTTTTCGTGTTACCTCAATCCACAATATGCTGGCACATAACACAGGGACAGGTCTTTTTACGAAAGAAGCATACGGGATATTGCTCTTGATTACTCGTTGTTTAGTAATCATTAACTCGTGTGTCAATCCAATTGTATATTTCCTGACCAGTTCCTTATATCGTCATGCCTTCTATAAAGCATTTGGGTTTGCCTCGAGGGATACTATTAAAGGGGTGGAAGATACCAAGATACGCACAGTATCAAGACGCACCTATTCCGTCAACGAGACAATAACCTGA